The genomic window TAATGCGGCACCTGCACCTACCACCAATGAAGTGGCTGCCATTAAAGCGGCGGGTACTAACTACAATAAAGTTCATTTAAGCAAAAAAGCTACTATTACGCCCGGCAAGTGATTTGTTCTGCGAATATGGCTCCGAACCCAACTTCAGAATCAGTGACACTCAATTACAACAACAGCAGCGATGTAGCTTACAAAGCTTTGGTAGAAGTAATTGACGTACAAGGAAGAACCGTATTGAGTGTAATAGATGGAGAAGATGCCTTCTCAATTACAAATGGTGTTAGATGTATCATCTGTGCAGAAGGTATTTACTTCGTAAAATTGACACTTTCTAACGGAAAATCTGTTTTCCAAAATTAGTGGTACAATAATTCTGAAATTATTACGTTGTAAAGGAACTAAAGGGTGATCAAAATTGTTTTTTCAAACCAATTTTGACGAGTATTAACAATACTGTGTAAAGTGAAAAGAAGAAGCGAAAGTAAAATTATACTTGTATAATTTGAAACGCCGAGACCATAACCACTCCTTTACAAGAGGTTGCTTTTTAGGCAACCTCTTTTATATAAAAAACCCATAAAGCTCTTGAAACTTCATGGGTTTATCATACTGCCTATCGCAAAAAGTTATTCAATATCAATCTGTTGCCATAAGGAGTTTTTTAACAAAAAATTACCTAATGCCATTTATCGTTTTTGAATAAAATTGGTGTTTCACGCACTGCTTTTGATACAAAATAGCTGTGTAATTGCTAAAAACGAGGACAATATA from Sphingobacteriales bacterium includes these protein-coding regions:
- a CDS encoding T9SS type A sorting domain-containing protein, which gives rise to MAPNPTSESVTLNYNNSSDVAYKALVEVIDVQGRTVLSVIDGEDAFSITNGVRCIICAEGIYFVKLTLSNGKSVFQN